The Streptomyces laurentii genome contains a region encoding:
- a CDS encoding subtilisin-like protease (Peptidase domain in the S8 and S53 families; cl10459;~catalytic residues [active];~identified by MetaGeneAnnotator; putative;~subtilisin-like protease [Streptomyces hygroscopicus subsp. jinggangensis TL01]) — protein sequence MARFRSLLRFGLAVPVVLSLAASFGTAPASAAAVPRARSAAQAEDADVPTYVVNTRTDRRTIAEVRQAVTAAGGTIVVTYDRIGVIVAHATNPDFGARMRAVPGVRSAGATRATPLSAAGTNDEGPVRPLSRGEAARLEKAAGEGAEPLEAEQWDLPAIGADKAAKINPGSRNVTVAVIDTGVDDTHPDLAANFSPSQSASCVSGKADTTYGSWRPADVNYFHGTHVAGTIAAARNGVGIAGVAPGVRVSAITVSQPIPRQLIYAESVVCAFVFAADHGVQITNNSYYVDPWQYNCLDDPDQKAIVDAVNRAQLYAQRKGTLNVGGAGNSNDDLSTLPGAGGAAPGGSAPAKRTLAPRTCWDVPAQLPGVVMVSATSATNAKAYYSNYGLGEIDVAAPGGDQYQAADTPSGSGGILSTLPDNQYGYEQGTSMATPHVAGVAALLKSAHPQATPAQLQTMLKAQADNPGCPADPYDWNGDGVVDAVCAGDQRVNGFYGYGIVNAFRAVK from the coding sequence ATGGCTCGATTTCGTTCGTTACTCCGGTTCGGCCTCGCCGTTCCGGTCGTGCTGTCGCTGGCCGCTTCGTTCGGCACCGCCCCCGCGTCGGCGGCGGCAGTGCCCCGAGCCCGGTCCGCCGCGCAGGCCGAGGACGCGGACGTCCCGACGTACGTCGTCAACACCAGGACCGACCGCCGCACGATCGCGGAGGTGCGGCAGGCCGTCACCGCGGCCGGTGGCACCATCGTCGTCACCTACGACAGGATCGGCGTCATCGTCGCCCATGCGACGAACCCCGACTTCGGCGCGCGGATGCGCGCGGTGCCCGGGGTGCGGTCGGCGGGGGCCACGCGGGCCACGCCGCTCAGCGCGGCGGGAACGAACGACGAGGGTCCGGTGCGCCCGCTCTCCCGGGGTGAGGCCGCGAGGCTCGAGAAGGCGGCCGGTGAGGGTGCCGAGCCCCTCGAAGCCGAGCAGTGGGACCTGCCGGCGATCGGCGCGGACAAGGCCGCGAAGATCAACCCGGGCAGCAGAAACGTTACGGTGGCCGTGATAGACACCGGCGTCGACGACACCCACCCGGACCTCGCCGCGAACTTCTCCCCGTCGCAGTCCGCGAGCTGCGTCAGCGGCAAGGCCGACACCACCTACGGCTCCTGGCGGCCGGCCGACGTGAACTACTTCCACGGAACGCACGTGGCGGGCACGATAGCCGCGGCCCGCAACGGCGTCGGCATCGCGGGCGTGGCCCCCGGTGTGCGGGTCTCCGCCATCACGGTCTCCCAGCCCATCCCGCGCCAGCTGATCTACGCCGAAAGCGTCGTCTGCGCCTTCGTGTTCGCCGCCGACCACGGCGTGCAGATCACCAACAACAGCTACTACGTGGACCCGTGGCAGTACAACTGCCTGGACGACCCCGACCAGAAGGCCATCGTCGACGCGGTCAACCGCGCCCAGCTGTACGCGCAGCGCAAGGGCACCCTCAATGTCGGCGGGGCCGGAAACTCCAACGACGACCTGTCCACCCTGCCCGGCGCCGGCGGTGCGGCCCCCGGTGGCTCCGCCCCGGCGAAGCGGACGCTCGCCCCGCGCACCTGCTGGGACGTGCCCGCGCAGCTGCCGGGTGTCGTCATGGTCAGCGCGACCAGCGCGACGAACGCCAAGGCGTACTACTCCAACTACGGCCTGGGCGAGATCGATGTCGCGGCGCCGGGCGGCGACCAGTACCAGGCCGCGGACACGCCGTCCGGATCGGGCGGCATCCTGTCGACGCTGCCGGACAACCAGTACGGCTACGAACAGGGCACGTCCATGGCCACTCCCCACGTCGCCGGTGTGGCCGCGCTGCTGAAGTCGGCTCACCCGCAGGCGACTCCGGCCCAGCTGCAGACCATGCTCAAGGCCCAGGCGGACAACCCGGGGTGCCCGGCGGACCCGTACGACTGGAACGGCGACGGCGTCGTGGACGCCGTCTGCGCGGGCGACCAGCGCGTCAACGGCTTCTACGGATACGGCATCGTCAACGCATTCCGCGCGGTCAAGTAG
- a CDS encoding hypothetical protein (identified by MetaGeneAnnotator; putative;~sequence version:1): MIPVVSALAPLVCGLLLAPAGAGKLFGRHTSRLAANTVLVRVLHGSRRATLALRVLGAAELALAAALLAAPTTVVPGAATAALGLGFTGYLAYSKATAPESSCGCGARAEGPIGARSFIRAGLVLAGGLAAATADTTWWSEVSGHPAASLLFLLVTAALLPAVSSDLDHLWLLPVRKARLRLFGNPLPSSAGVRVPVDASVELLEHSLAWQAARPVVRSALLDHWDDEGWRVLRYAGTYPDPHGTRPVSVLFALDLTASIDTAPSPAVRVSLVDEESEQVLPADALALPTAP, encoded by the coding sequence ATGATCCCGGTCGTCTCCGCCCTCGCGCCGCTGGTCTGCGGACTGTTGCTGGCACCGGCCGGCGCGGGCAAGCTCTTCGGACGGCACACCTCCCGGCTGGCGGCGAACACCGTGCTCGTACGGGTGCTCCACGGCAGCCGACGGGCCACGCTCGCCCTGCGCGTCCTCGGCGCGGCCGAACTGGCCCTCGCCGCCGCACTGCTGGCCGCCCCCACCACGGTCGTTCCCGGCGCCGCCACCGCCGCGCTCGGCCTCGGCTTCACGGGCTACCTCGCCTACTCCAAGGCCACCGCGCCCGAGTCGTCCTGCGGGTGCGGTGCCCGCGCGGAGGGCCCCATCGGCGCACGGTCGTTCATCAGGGCCGGGCTGGTCCTGGCCGGCGGTCTGGCGGCGGCCACCGCGGACACCACCTGGTGGTCGGAGGTCTCCGGGCACCCGGCCGCGTCCTTGCTCTTCCTCCTGGTCACGGCGGCTCTCCTGCCGGCCGTCTCCTCCGACCTGGATCACCTGTGGCTCCTGCCGGTGCGCAAGGCCAGGCTCAGGCTGTTCGGCAACCCGCTGCCGTCGTCGGCCGGCGTACGCGTGCCGGTCGACGCGTCCGTGGAACTGCTGGAGCACTCCCTGGCCTGGCAGGCCGCGCGGCCGGTGGTCCGCTCGGCGCTGCTGGACCACTGGGACGACGAGGGGTGGCGTGTGCTGCGCTACGCGGGCACGTACCCGGACCCGCACGGCACCCGCCCGGTGAGCGTGCTGTTCGCCCTGGACCTCACGGCGAGCATCGACACCGCACCCAGCCCGGCGGTTCGTGTCTCGCTGGTCGACGAGGAGAGTGAACAGGTTCTTCCCGCCGACGCGCTCGCTCTTCCCACCGCTCCGTAG
- a CDS encoding hypothetical protein (identified by MetaGeneAnnotator; putative;~sequence version:1) encodes MGHNQESGGRRLDRRRFLTAAAIGGATIVGASALGGLDAEAAFAAPMPSLDPAIRAAFAEGRVVAVNRGVLDVAGSHGERHLIQLTNATSVWKLRTTTAEAIESGDGLYARGVTMPDGTIAADAVWVNIVNVHCTIRGIAKDRLHLAHGNHELVGRIVPATTTASYLGGALTSDLSRMRIGQTAQVLGAWRPADNHIDIARLTLGH; translated from the coding sequence ATGGGCCACAACCAGGAGTCCGGCGGGCGCCGTCTGGACCGGAGGCGATTCCTCACCGCGGCCGCCATCGGCGGCGCCACCATCGTCGGCGCGTCCGCGCTGGGCGGCCTCGACGCCGAGGCGGCCTTCGCCGCGCCGATGCCCTCGCTCGACCCGGCGATCCGGGCCGCCTTCGCCGAAGGACGCGTCGTCGCCGTCAACCGCGGCGTGCTGGACGTCGCCGGCTCGCACGGGGAGCGCCATCTCATCCAGCTGACCAACGCCACGAGCGTGTGGAAGCTGCGCACCACCACCGCGGAGGCGATCGAGTCCGGCGACGGGCTCTACGCCCGCGGAGTGACGATGCCCGACGGGACGATCGCCGCGGACGCGGTGTGGGTCAACATCGTGAACGTCCACTGCACGATCCGCGGCATCGCCAAGGACCGGCTGCACCTCGCACACGGCAACCACGAACTGGTGGGCCGGATCGTGCCCGCCACCACCACCGCCTCCTACCTCGGCGGCGCACTGACCTCGGATCTCTCGCGGATGCGCATCGGCCAGACCGCTCAGGTGCTGGGCGCCTGGCGGCCCGCGGACAACCACATCGACATCGCCCGCCTGACTCTCGGGCACTGA
- a CDS encoding rare lipoprotein A (PFAM: Rare lipoprotein A; KEGG: sro:Sros_7748 hypothetical protein;~Rare lipoprotein A (RlpA)-like double-psi beta-barrel; cl04011;~Rare lipoprotein A [Streptomyces violaceusniger Tu4113];~identified by MetaGeneAnnotator; putative) produces MACGSTYLWAGEATWFCCGNAWGSCGSENTGACGTCQSSKNMAAWPNLSSACWNITRPDLCGENMPRRACGSVMNIRHQCSGATVCVTLADCGPRTQSFCGEATCCSGTCRTNRVVDLTPAAYSAIGSLSSGLLPVYIYE; encoded by the coding sequence ATGGCTTGTGGATCGACCTACCTCTGGGCGGGCGAAGCCACCTGGTTCTGCTGTGGCAACGCCTGGGGCTCCTGCGGCAGCGAGAACACCGGCGCCTGCGGCACGTGCCAGTCCTCCAAGAACATGGCCGCCTGGCCCAACCTCTCCTCCGCCTGCTGGAACATCACCCGGCCCGACCTGTGCGGCGAGAACATGCCGCGCCGGGCCTGCGGCTCCGTCATGAACATCCGGCATCAGTGCTCGGGCGCCACGGTGTGCGTCACGCTCGCCGACTGCGGTCCGCGCACCCAGAGCTTCTGCGGTGAGGCGACGTGCTGCAGCGGCACGTGCCGCACCAACCGGGTCGTCGACCTGACCCCGGCCGCGTACTCCGCGATCGGCAGCCTCAGCTCCGGCCTGCTGCCCGTCTACATCTACGAGTGA
- a CDS encoding hypothetical protein (identified by MetaGeneAnnotator; putative;~sequence version:1), with protein sequence MRRATGGLANAGRGPEWKYHPVSSARFIRSVLTGEIHSGILDHLPVDDHTFDPNDEILGD encoded by the coding sequence ATGCGTCGGGCAACCGGGGGTCTGGCGAACGCGGGCCGTGGACCGGAGTGGAAGTACCACCCGGTGTCCAGCGCCCGGTTCATCCGCTCCGTGCTCACCGGCGAGATCCACTCCGGCATCCTCGACCACCTGCCCGTCGACGACCACACCTTCGATCCGAACGACGAGATCCTGGGCGACTGA
- a CDS encoding peptidase, S1E streptogrisin A subfamily (Q-X-W motif;~Ricin-type beta-trefoil; Carbohydrate-binding domain formed from presumed gene triplication. The domain is foundin a variety of molecules serving diverse functions such as enzymatic activity, inhibitory toxicity and signal transduction. Highly specific...; cd00161;~identified by MetaGeneAnnotator; putative;~peptidase, S1E (streptogrisin A) subfamily [Streptomyces griseoflavus Tu4000];~putative sugar binding sites [chemical binding]), with protein MPSQDSARPNPSSGTSGAGSDGPRFADAFRRRPATPRRRLLPERRVWTTVAGAAVATAVVALAVPALGRVTFVSDEPAAHVAAVPAPVPAPSRTGPASAAPAAPAASGTPSQGPASAAPPPTPGAPAHIAPPPVNRTPDAPRTPDSGGTREPGAPAQPRPRETTARPAPKPTKKAAPPPAGSLIVGIGSQRCVDVSGGIPVDGLQLQIHDCDGRAPQRWEFRGDGSLRAMGMCMDVAWGSSDDGASIQLARCSGNPAQRFVMSGEGDLVNPQANKCVEVKGRSTGDGSKLQLWRCTGNSNQKWRLG; from the coding sequence GTGCCGTCCCAGGACAGCGCTCGCCCGAACCCCTCGTCCGGCACGTCCGGCGCCGGTTCCGACGGGCCTCGTTTCGCCGATGCCTTCCGGCGCCGGCCCGCCACGCCCCGGCGTCGGCTGCTGCCGGAGAGACGCGTCTGGACCACCGTGGCCGGTGCGGCGGTGGCGACCGCCGTCGTGGCCCTCGCCGTGCCCGCCCTGGGCCGGGTCACCTTCGTGTCGGACGAGCCCGCGGCCCACGTGGCCGCCGTTCCCGCGCCCGTTCCCGCGCCCAGCCGTACGGGCCCCGCATCCGCGGCACCGGCCGCGCCGGCCGCCTCCGGCACGCCTTCCCAGGGCCCCGCGTCCGCGGCGCCGCCGCCGACCCCGGGCGCCCCCGCGCACATCGCGCCGCCGCCCGTGAACCGGACGCCCGACGCGCCCCGGACACCCGACAGCGGCGGGACGCGGGAGCCGGGGGCGCCCGCGCAGCCCCGGCCGAGGGAGACGACGGCACGTCCGGCGCCGAAGCCGACCAAGAAGGCCGCGCCTCCGCCGGCCGGATCGCTGATCGTGGGCATCGGTTCCCAGCGCTGCGTCGACGTCTCCGGTGGCATCCCCGTCGACGGTCTCCAGCTCCAGATCCACGACTGCGACGGACGGGCTCCGCAGCGCTGGGAGTTCCGTGGCGACGGATCCCTCCGGGCCATGGGCATGTGCATGGACGTGGCCTGGGGCTCCTCCGACGACGGCGCCTCCATCCAGCTCGCCCGGTGCAGCGGCAACCCGGCGCAGCGGTTCGTCATGAGCGGCGAGGGCGACCTCGTCAACCCGCAGGCGAACAAGTGCGTGGAGGTCAAGGGCCGGTCCACCGGCGACGGTTCCAAGCTGCAGCTGTGGCGCTGCACCGGCAACAGCAACCAGAAGTGGCGTCTGGGCTGA
- a CDS encoding sporulation protein K (identified by MetaGeneAnnotator; putative;~sequence version:1), producing MTPPAPHRPAARRAVPGGADAAYTTITAALAAAEPGDTVFVTPGVHRERLRLDRDVTLRAAGGPEDPAGPVDSADPVDSADPVDPDGAAPGVVLAAPGAGPGPDAERDAPVLEVSPGVRADLAGITVRGSVGDRPAVVLSGGSCTWTGGGVTDGRLDVLGDAAATLRGLTLRGAHLAGMLLRTTGTVRLDGCLLAGITGTGLVAGGDTALEVTGTTVRAVTGSALRIRERARLTLSGSLVEAPGRSGLLVEDSAAVDAVDSRLRDCGAEAVRVLGSSPLSVNEAQGPKSDPDGDLYEQAHPGRDGGVRVSGCELTGAGADALSVTGTGQTELRDCALRDCAGSGAAVGGSALLRLAAVRIVRTGGTALAVRDTAELVAADTDVRDAGANGVLATDDAAVRLTGCSVTGTRYSAVHVGDGATAVVDALRVARSPEHGVHAVASASLELSDTRITGCGMSGLDLAGDVRARVAGLEVAHCHRGVTVSGPRGEAELTDCRVSDVERAAVALGPGEVRLEGARLLRAGTAALVVGEDARPVVADVEIRDAAGSGIVVAAGSRPRLRDVRVTAAGKNGLVVEPGGGGTFEDVDIVAPGYPAVYVGAGAAPELRRVRVRDAEEDLNADPKAAPVTEDCVSLRVANAVWPRPGGVPARRGAEVPAGTGGTEDTAAADGNRGADHDGKADGTGEDEAESLESLLAELDRLIGLEGVKHDVASLVKLMRMVQRREAAGLAAPPLSRHLVFAGNPGTGKTTVARLYGRILTAVGLLERGHLVEADRSALVGEYVGHTGPKTQRVFQEAMGGVLFIDEAYSLAPAGGGGGNDFAQEAIATLVKLMEDHRDAVVVIVAGYPNEMEHFIDSNPGLASRFNRTLLFEDYSTPELVRIVEQHASTHQYHLTDNARGMLHAYFGHMPRDGRFGNGRSARQVFQAMTERQAYRVAEIELPTEDDLVTLCALDVPEPDVPAALPAAGSTAR from the coding sequence GTGACCCCGCCCGCCCCGCATCGCCCCGCCGCCCGCCGCGCCGTACCGGGCGGCGCCGACGCGGCGTACACGACCATCACGGCAGCCCTCGCGGCGGCGGAACCGGGCGACACCGTGTTCGTGACGCCCGGCGTCCACCGCGAACGGCTCCGCCTGGACCGGGACGTCACGCTCCGGGCGGCCGGCGGCCCGGAGGACCCGGCGGGCCCCGTGGACTCCGCGGACCCGGTGGACTCCGCGGACCCGGTGGACCCGGACGGCGCCGCGCCGGGAGTCGTCCTGGCCGCTCCCGGCGCGGGGCCGGGCCCGGACGCCGAACGGGACGCCCCGGTGCTGGAGGTCTCCCCCGGCGTCCGCGCGGACCTGGCCGGAATCACGGTCCGCGGCTCCGTTGGCGACCGGCCGGCGGTCGTGCTGTCCGGCGGTTCCTGCACGTGGACGGGAGGCGGTGTCACCGACGGCCGGCTCGACGTGCTCGGCGACGCCGCCGCCACCCTGCGCGGGCTCACCCTGCGCGGCGCGCACCTGGCCGGAATGCTGCTGCGCACCACCGGCACGGTGCGCCTCGACGGGTGTCTGCTCGCCGGCATCACCGGCACGGGCCTGGTCGCGGGCGGCGACACGGCGCTGGAGGTCACCGGCACCACCGTGCGTGCGGTGACCGGCTCGGCGCTGCGTATCCGCGAACGCGCCCGGCTGACGCTGAGCGGCAGCCTCGTCGAGGCACCCGGCCGCAGCGGACTGCTGGTGGAGGACTCGGCCGCCGTCGACGCGGTGGACTCCCGGCTGAGGGACTGCGGTGCGGAGGCCGTACGCGTCCTCGGCAGCTCCCCGCTGTCCGTAAACGAGGCCCAGGGGCCGAAGTCGGACCCGGACGGAGATCTGTACGAGCAGGCGCACCCCGGCCGGGACGGCGGCGTACGCGTGTCCGGATGCGAGCTGACCGGCGCCGGGGCCGACGCGCTGAGCGTCACCGGCACGGGTCAGACGGAGCTGCGGGACTGCGCCCTGCGCGACTGCGCCGGCTCCGGGGCCGCAGTCGGCGGCAGCGCCCTGCTCCGGCTCGCCGCCGTCCGGATCGTCCGTACGGGAGGAACGGCGCTGGCGGTCCGGGACACGGCGGAACTGGTGGCGGCGGACACCGACGTCCGGGACGCGGGAGCGAACGGCGTGCTGGCCACCGACGACGCGGCGGTCCGCCTGACCGGCTGTTCCGTGACCGGAACCCGCTACAGCGCCGTCCATGTGGGCGACGGCGCCACGGCGGTCGTGGACGCCCTGCGGGTCGCGCGGTCGCCCGAGCACGGGGTGCACGCGGTGGCCTCGGCTTCCCTGGAACTCTCCGACACGCGGATCACCGGCTGCGGCATGTCGGGCCTCGACCTGGCGGGCGACGTCCGGGCCCGGGTGGCCGGCCTGGAGGTGGCCCACTGCCACCGGGGCGTGACAGTCTCCGGGCCGCGGGGCGAGGCGGAACTGACGGACTGCCGGGTGTCCGACGTGGAGCGGGCCGCCGTGGCCCTCGGACCGGGTGAGGTGCGGCTGGAGGGGGCCCGGCTGCTGCGGGCGGGGACGGCCGCCCTGGTGGTGGGCGAGGACGCCCGGCCCGTCGTGGCGGACGTGGAGATCCGGGACGCGGCGGGCTCCGGGATCGTGGTGGCCGCGGGTTCCCGACCGCGGCTGCGGGACGTACGCGTGACGGCCGCCGGGAAGAACGGCCTGGTGGTGGAGCCGGGCGGGGGCGGCACCTTCGAGGACGTGGACATCGTGGCGCCCGGCTACCCGGCGGTGTACGTGGGCGCGGGCGCGGCACCCGAGCTGCGGCGGGTCCGGGTCCGGGACGCCGAGGAGGACCTGAACGCCGATCCGAAGGCGGCTCCGGTGACCGAGGACTGTGTGTCGCTGCGGGTGGCGAACGCCGTATGGCCGCGTCCCGGCGGCGTTCCGGCCCGCCGGGGCGCGGAGGTCCCCGCGGGCACCGGAGGCACGGAAGACACCGCCGCGGCCGACGGGAACCGCGGCGCCGACCACGACGGCAAGGCGGACGGAACCGGCGAGGACGAGGCGGAGAGCCTGGAGAGCCTGCTCGCCGAACTGGACCGGCTGATCGGACTGGAGGGCGTCAAGCACGATGTCGCCTCGCTGGTCAAGCTGATGCGCATGGTGCAGCGCCGCGAGGCCGCCGGGCTGGCGGCGCCGCCGCTCAGCCGGCACCTGGTGTTCGCCGGAAACCCCGGAACGGGCAAGACCACCGTGGCCCGGCTGTACGGGCGGATCCTGACCGCCGTCGGCCTGCTGGAGCGCGGCCACCTGGTGGAGGCGGACCGCTCCGCGCTGGTCGGCGAGTACGTCGGCCACACCGGCCCGAAGACCCAGCGGGTCTTCCAGGAGGCCATGGGCGGAGTGCTGTTCATCGACGAGGCGTACTCGCTGGCGCCGGCCGGCGGAGGCGGCGGAAACGACTTCGCGCAGGAGGCCATCGCGACCCTGGTGAAGCTGATGGAGGACCACCGTGACGCCGTGGTCGTCATCGTGGCGGGCTACCCGAACGAGATGGAGCACTTCATCGACTCGAACCCGGGCCTCGCCTCACGCTTCAACCGCACTCTGCTGTTCGAGGACTACAGCACGCCCGAGCTGGTCCGGATCGTCGAACAGCACGCGTCCACGCACCAGTACCACCTCACCGACAACGCCCGCGGCATGCTGCACGCCTACTTCGGGCACATGCCGCGCGACGGCCGGTTCGGCAACGGCCGGTCCGCCCGTCAGGTGTTCCAGGCGATGACGGAACGGCAGGCGTACCGGGTCGCGGAGATCGAACTCCCCACGGAGGACGACCTGGTGACGCTCTGCGCACTGGACGTCCCGGAGCCGGACGTCCCGGCGGCGCTTCCCGCCGCCGGGAGCACGGCCCGCTGA